The stretch of DNA caagaatgaacttttaagttggacttattaaaggatcataacagtgcaaataagtcatttatggcaaggaattgattttggttcttgagcttactcgaataagcttctttaaggaataataacttcacatcttgcaacaaggctttatgttctccaagaacatcattaaagaagttaatctagaccaatgagaactcaacaacaagtacatacagcttgcaaAGAAGCTTCACATCTAATCCAAGTACAAGCTTATGACATGGGTGGCTACACTCTCCCATAAAATAGTACTTATctcactattcatgtgtcctttgaaggacaagtgaacagtggctactctatgcctttgatgaagagtttacagctggttgacaacttgcaacagctatattttcgttggaccttatccacaccatctcagagaatggtctccaacgtcctggagaatgatctcccagtttctgcacatacgtggcaatcttatccaaatgaattcaaattttattttcccacatgggaaatacatttacaaaggatatacactcagagacaactcattgacagttggtggaagaatatttctgaccaacaagtacaatgtgacagtcagagaccatcAGAAGAATGATCTCCTGGAGCAACTCAAAGACAAAATCACATGggctgttttgtttctctcacaacggCTAGTTCCTCACTCACAACGTatatgtgtgatgtccaagcaacaaaggagcatctccatctataaatagcacgttggtttaattggaagagcaagaacttGAAGCATACAAAGCAATCTAATACATTCAATCAAGCTCTCCTTTTTCACTCTTACTCTAAAGCTCTttagaaatctaggatcatatatttgtagagtactttgagtgtatcaatttgtaagctttacatccggttaggtgtataagcttagatccaaagaaattattgaaaaaaatcttaggattctctcaagtcaattgggtataattgattgaggtagagcagctggttatagctggatactttgtgatcttggtttagatcataaagggtctttgatctgggcttagatcaaagggaagttttctgtaatcttggtctagattatagtggataatctcacgcaagtggggactggagtagcccatactattaaggggtgaaccagggaTAATTCTTTTGTGTTattctctcttcccttactCTTTTTATTTGCGCAAACACTAACTCTCTTTACTGCACTTATATTCcaggagaacgttctccagttAGTCTAACCATTAACTATCATAGTGTGTTTTGTGCTTAAATTGTTTTGCAGTTGAATttttaaagggtcacaattcaaacccccctttcttgtgacaaacATTGTTACTTCAATTTGAACACCAAGTTTTTCCATGCAGCTGCTTCTACAAGAAAGACAGTGAACCGAATTGAAGCCTTGATCGACGACAATAATATTGAGTGTCGAAATCCAGATGGCATGGTTGTTATTGCTAGGGagtatttttcaaatttgtcCCAAAAGCAGATCAGTGCTCGTGATGAAGTGTTGAATGTCATCACGCCTACAATAACAATTGAAGATAATGAAAAGCTCCTTGAACCGTTTGTGTTTGAAGAATTTCGTGAAGCAATTTTTTTCATGCAAGCTGATAAATGCCCAGGTCCAGATGGCTTTAATCCTGGATTTTATCAACACTTTTGGGACCTCTACGGTAAAGTTATTTTTGATGCTGGTTGTTCTTGGTTGGACTCAGGTGTGTTTCCTCCAGGGTTGAATTCTACTAATATAGTCTTAATCCCTAAAGGTGATGTTCAAACCACCATGAAGGATTGGAGGCCGATTGCGTTGTGTAATGTTCTCTATAAAGTGGTAGCTAAAGTTCTTGCTAACAGATTAAAAGGTGTGCTTCATAAATGCATTTCTGACAACCAATCTGCATTTGTACCTGGAAGATCAATTCTGGATAACGCTATGGCTGCAATTGAGTTGGTGCATTTCATGAAGGCAAAAACCAGGGGTAAACGAGGAGAGGTTGCTCTCAAACTTGACATTAGTAAAGCTTATGATAGAATAGATTAGGAGTATCTCAAAGATATTATGAGCACTATGGGATTCTCTGAAAAATGGATTTCTTGGATAATGCTTTGTGTTGAGACTGTCGATTACTCTGTTATTTTCAATGGTAACACTGTTGGACCTATCATCCCAGGCAGAGGTTTGCGACAAGGGGACCCTTTGTCtccttatttgtttattatttgtgCAGAAGGCTTGTCAGCACTTATTAGAAAGGCTGAAGGAAGAGGTGATATTCACGGAGTCAAAATTTGCAAAAATTCTCCTATTATCTCGCATCTCTTGTTTGCAGATGATTGTTTCCTCTTTTTTCGTGCATCCGACAATGAAGCTgtgattatgaaaaatattcTTGCTACCTATGAAGAAGCATCTGGCCAAACAATTAATTTGCAAAAGTCTGAAATCTTTTGTAGTAGGAATGTCTCTCCTGCTATTCAAAATTCTGTCACCAATATTTTAGGAGTGCAACATGTTCTTGGGACTGGTAAATATCTCGGATTGCCGTCTATGGTGGGTCGGAGTAGAAAATCAACATTCCGATTTATAAAGGACAGAATTTGGAAGAAGATTAATTCTTGGAGTAGTAGATGCCTCTCTCAAGCAGGTCGAGAAATTATGATTAAATCGGTTCTTCAATCTATACCCTCATATGTTATGAGTATATTTTTAATTCCATCCTCCCTTtgtgatgaaattgaaaaaatgatgaacTCATTTTGGTGGGGCCATAATAGAGATCAATCTAAAGGAATACATTGGCTCTCTTGGGAGCGTCTTTCTATGCACAAAAATGCGGGTGGCTTGGGTTTTAAAAGCATTGAAGCTTTTAATTATGCAATGCTTGGAAAACAAGCTTGGAAGTTGTTATCAGATCCAAGCAATTTAATCACAAAATTATTCAAAGCTAAATACTTTcctaaaattgattttcttgATTCGAGCATTGGGCATAATCCTAGCTATGTTTGGCGAAGCATTTGGAGTGCTAAATTTATTGTTCGTGGCGGATACAAGTGGAGTATTGGTACTGGTAACCATATCCCGGTTTGGAATCATAAATGGAGCTTGGATGGTGATATTTTTACACAACCGTATGAATCATGTGATGGACACTATGAGAGTCTCAGATTTGTTGATGTCTGATTCAAAGATGTGGAATTTGCCTCTTATTTGCTCCTTGTTTGATGATAGTAGTGCAAGGAAAATTTTGAAAACTCCTCTGCTAGACTCAGTTCCAGTCGACAAAGTTATTTGGAGATTAGAAAAGGATGGGCACTATTCAGTTAAGAGTGCATATCGTATTGCATTGACGAGGCCATTGATACTACACATCTGAAGGTTCCAGGTCAGTGGCATTATATCTGGAAAGCAACGGCTCCAccaaaaattaagaactttATTTGGCGGTTATGTCGTAATTGCATTCCGACTAGATTTCGACTGAACCAAAAGGGTGTTAATTGTCCTGGTAATTGTGTTCATTGTGATGATGAGCTTGAAGATAATATTCATCTATTTTTCTTATGCAATAATGCAAAGAATATATGGCAAAAGCTTGGATGGAGAGATGTTATTCAACAACACTTGCAGGCTAACAATCATATAGCAGAGATCATCTTTTCTCTTTTGCAGGTCTTTAACTCAGAGCATTCAACGTTGTTCATGGTGACATTATGGAGCATTTGGCAACAAAGAAACAATAGGGTGTGGGGGAATAAAATTGAACCAACTCATGTAGTTTGTGACAGAACCACCAACTTATTATTGGACTGGAGAAATGTACAACAATACAAGCAACGGAACTGTATGCAGCAACAACAAGTAACTGAAACTCGTTGGCAAAAGCCGCATACAGGGCGGTACAAGTGTAACATAGATGCTTCGTTCTCTGTTCGGCAAAATAAAGTTTGAATAGGAATGTGTATACGAGATGATCAAAGACAATTTGTTCTAGCCAAAACTGAATGGATGTCACCCATCACAGATACTGATATTGGTGAAGCTCTTGGTTTGCTTAGCGCTCTGAAATGGGTTCATGATTTGCAGCTAGAAAATGTGGACTTTGAACTAGACTCCAAGAATGTTGTTACAAGCTTTCATAGTAAGCACAATAATGTGTCTGAGCTTGGTGATGTTATTAGAGATTGTGTTCATTTGCACAAAACTTACTTTAGAAACTCTAGTGttgagtttattaggagacaagccaATGAGGTTGCTCATGCTCTAGTAAGAGTGGCCACTTCTATAGCTAGTTTCCACCTTTTCATCGATATACCTACTTGTATTGTTAACATTCTAAGACGAGATAAAcatgtttctttaaaaaaaaaaaaaagaatcatagTGAAGGAATCAAAGACGAGACGACAATAATACAATTAAATTACATAGCTAGATTTTAAATATCACGATTGAGAAGATAtacaatatttaaatattaatatcaCTGCTTGAATCAAAGAAGGATTGAGCAAAAGAAGCATCAAACTCGTAATTCCAATCTTCCATGCTCAAAAGTTGCAAATATTCATCATAGAGTCTCTCTAGTTTTCCATGATCAACAACACCACACGTGTCGAAATATGATTCGCATTCAATATCTAACATGTCAGCGTtaacaaattcattttcacCATTCACACCAACCTCAAAAACAACATTATCACATGTTGTTCTGTTCCTCACATGTTGTTCTGTTCCTTCTTTTTCTTGGCTACCAATTGATGAATTTGATTCAAAAGTAAATAATGAATTATCACTATCTCTTCTTGGTAAATTTGAAGCCTTTAGTCTAATGGGTTTTGGTGAATAAACTTTAATTTTCTCTTCCACTTGATGATTATCATTTTTTGCATCTTTTTTCATgtcacttttctttttcttgttgttattgttgtccTTCTTCttgatgttgttgtttttcttggattgttgttgctgttgttcATCGCAATCTATTTTAACATCACatgtttgttgttgatttctttGAATCTTTTTAAGAAGATGAGTgttccaataattttttatttcattgtcCGTTCTTCCCGGTAATCTTCCGGCTATAAGTGACCATCTATTACCAAGAAGTGAATGTAACCTTATTAAAAGATCATCTTCGTCTGGAGTTATGTTTCCTCTCTTTATATCCGGTCTAAGATAATTCACCCATCTAAGTCTACAACTTTTTCCACATCTAAGAAGTCCTGCATCAAATTAAGCTCATAAttaattgcttataaaaaaaacacataattaattatttaatatatttacttATATTATAGTAATAATATAAACATACAAAATATCGTACgatattgtgtaaaaaaaatggtACGATATTATTAAATCAGCATCatcaaataaatctttatttgcttataaaaaaaaaaaattatactaataaTGAAGACTAAAAATGAAGTTGATTGAGTTACagacaaaaacaaacaaaaaatgaaatttatttttatttttcgatTTGAGTATTAGAGACGTCAAAATTAACTAGAGATATATACTCCCCctatctcaaaatataagtaaaagtttgttaataaaaatgaatgaatttagtTCAAATCtttaactaaatacattaagtttttttaactcactttttttttatattttgggacggatgaaatattatttttgtctctAAATTTGTTTTTGGTTAATCGAAGTGTTTTGGTCGTGATTAAAGGTTGGACATAAGAGATTAATTTGAGGAAAATCATGATGTTAATATAAAAAGTGCAATAAATATTCACCGACATAACTCAACACATTTTACTAATTTGTCacgtaaaaaattatatattaattaaattaaaattgaaaatttaatctCCCTTGTTCTCCCTCTACATCTCAGTCTCTCACCAAGAAATTCATCGTACATGCCTGCAAGTCTTTGAAAACcacatatatttattaaaagaaagaaCCACATCAATATCCCTCATTGTGCCTCAAGTCCTACAAAGCAAGGGTGGTATTTCATGGAATTGTGAAACATGACTCGCGAATGAGATGTCTTAAGGTTGGATAtcgagttttaaaaaaataaaaaaaatacataagcACAATGAAAGGTAGGGAAATGTGAGGTAAAAAAGGTAGATGCACATAAATATCCATGTCGTATGTGGGAAGAAGGTGGTAGTAACTTTAATGGAGAAAATGCCGGCAAACAGTTTGCAAAaggacaaattaatttttaaatatcttaaatataaataatgtaaTGGCAAAATAGTGAGTTTTTATTAGATGTACTGTATGtgtaaacatattttaaaatatctagTGTATTAGCAATCAATGATGTTGGtctcatattttaaaatgtcTAGTGTATTAGCAATCAATGATGTTGGTGTCATTATTGCTAAGGATATAGAGACATAAATATTTCAAGGCAAATAGTGTCTtgttaagaattcaaatttataaagtttTACTTGAAAATAGTATagtcaatacaacaaaagtttatattttgatgtttttcatgcataacttttattttatttcttcttttggttccttaactagtgccccgggggcattagttagcaagacccatatTTCAAACTCTTTAATACAGCAATATTTGTAGATTTATACAATTTGTCGGTTTGTTATTAATATTGATGTTGTGAGTTTATTCGTAGATtcatgttttttgtttatttgaatttttgttgtATCAATGTACTCTATTAATTTAAATGAAggaatataatttatttttttaaaaaaaaaaatttaagaaaagaGAGAGATGGGATAAGCTCCTACCAGCTTTTTTGGGAAGTGATTTCCATTTGCCTTCACCATGAGCTTGAACATACTTTGTAAGCAATGCATCTTCTTTAGTAGTCCATGGACCCTTCTGCAATCCAACTTTTGCACAACAAGGTGCTCTTCCCATTATGTTTTAAGGTTTTGGTTAGTTTTTGCACACTCTTCTCACTTGTAAAATGGAAGAGAGAAATTAAGCTATAAATAAAAGGTATATCTCTCTCTACCTAAGAAGAGTAACTAAATATCCCGACACATATTGTCCTATTTATATAGGCAGTGGAGCAGCCCCTATTGTTGTATTTATTTaggaaatttttattaaattcaaatatattggTACATTAAGTGTTTAAATTATCAGTTATATggctgtttttttttaaaaaaaattatcattaaaaaattttaataactaaatattatttaatggtcaacaaaatatatttttttttaaagttttatcactatagtaatttttttatgaaaaatgaaagaaaattagtATAATAcctataaataattaaattttatttttttcataaattattttctctaaAATACAATAGTTGACGAATAATTTATTACATCATAGAAAATGTcctttaaaatatcaatttagaaagaaaaaaaaattgaatctaaTTATTTGATGACATAGACAAAGACAAAATGTGTCGGCCCACAGCATGGCTGtgttatattaaaatattattatttatgataCCCACGTTTACCATGCCATGTACTCCATGgacaactttcttttttttgggtcCTATataatgaatattattatatatactaaaaaTGGGTAACATTAATGTTACTTGAAAAATGTTATTGAAAAATGTTACTAAAAACTGAATATCCAGCGGTGAATATTGTGTCTTTAGCATATTATTGTCCTACATAATACAGTTGTTGGTTAGCACTAGCTTACATTGAAAAGAGTGTGGATGTGTGATCCTGATATTTCGGACAACAATCCTGATATTATTTGTTTATGAGACCACTAGTTCagtatattaaaaaagaatagcACACTAGTTAAAAACATCTTTAAGTAGATTTAGATTCTCTcatttacaaatattttaagtAAGAGTTGTGTGAAAGTTTTATTtcttactaaaaaaataaatgatattcattcattcaaattgatcgagtacatcgatgtaatacaaattcttaatcgctaaaaataaaaaggatataAATTATGCGAACAAACTCgtagcatccatgttaatagcatagaatggaaaattgcataagcttacaaatatgactatattgaagtgtctgaaGTATCCATGCTTCCAGGTATGTAGCGTTAATGACACCAAAGTCGAcattgattggatctgcactTAATCAAAACTAATTATTCAACTTGAAATAAATGAACGCCGCACAAAAATGggacaacaaaatacaccgcacaaagGCAGAataacaaaatacaccgcacaaatACCCGACCACATAATATACCGTACAAAGACGAAAAATCAACACAAACAAGTATgtgaaaatcacatttattataaagcaaatgaaaaaaataatttggaaaGATGTCATAAATCCAAAGGCTAGTCC from Trifolium pratense cultivar HEN17-A07 linkage group LG5, ARS_RC_1.1, whole genome shotgun sequence encodes:
- the LOC123887036 gene encoding MYB-like transcription factor 4 → MGRAPCCAKVGLQKGPWTTKEDALLTKYVQAHGEGKWKSLPKKAGLLRCGKSCRLRWVNYLRPDIKRGNITPDEDDLLIRLHSLLGNRWSLIAGRLPGRTDNEIKNYWNTHLLKKIQRNQQQTCDVKIDCDEQQQQQSKKNNNIKKKDNNNNKKKKSDMKKDAKNDNHQVEEKIKVYSPKPIRLKASNLPRRDSDNSLFTFESNSSIGSQEKEGTEQHVRNRTTCDNVVFEVGVNGENEFVNADMLDIECESYFDTCGVVDHGKLERLYDEYLQLLSMEDWNYEFDASFAQSFFDSSSDINI